From one Thermoanaerobacterales bacterium genomic stretch:
- a CDS encoding metal ABC transporter substrate-binding protein — MAMGCRHGLMTLVLVTALVILVGCAAGSPADSGSHDSKVLKVAATIFPLADIAHQIGGERVEVVTLLPPGASPHTFEPTPEQMRGLTAARVFISVGPGLDDWAARLGDGGRGDRVDVAVLETIPASALITEQNSGEAHGEDGPEAGSDHDHHGVNPHVWLDPVLVHDHIAPAVARALTEAAPENRDYFAARLRDYQSALEALDESFRTTVGTITDRRFVSVHAAWTYLARRYGLEQVAVVEAFPGKEPSAKWIAGVVDTARVAKASTVLAEPQLNTQTARVIAAELGGRVIILDPLGGPGLPGRDSYLRLMRYNLQALAEGLLR; from the coding sequence ATGGCGATGGGCTGTCGGCACGGTCTTATGACCCTTGTCCTTGTCACCGCTCTGGTTATCCTTGTCGGCTGCGCCGCTGGTTCTCCCGCCGACAGTGGAAGCCACGACTCCAAGGTACTCAAGGTGGCGGCCACGATCTTCCCGCTGGCCGACATAGCGCACCAAATCGGCGGAGAACGGGTCGAGGTCGTCACGCTTCTGCCCCCGGGGGCCAGCCCGCACACCTTCGAGCCGACGCCTGAACAGATGCGCGGTCTCACGGCGGCGCGCGTCTTCATCAGCGTCGGGCCCGGCCTGGACGACTGGGCGGCACGCTTGGGAGATGGCGGCCGTGGCGACCGCGTGGACGTGGCCGTGCTTGAGACCATCCCCGCCTCCGCCCTCATTACCGAGCAAAACAGCGGCGAGGCTCACGGGGAGGATGGGCCGGAGGCCGGCTCCGATCATGACCATCACGGTGTGAATCCGCACGTCTGGCTGGACCCCGTCCTGGTGCATGATCACATCGCGCCGGCCGTCGCCCGGGCCCTGACCGAGGCCGCGCCGGAAAACCGCGATTACTTTGCCGCCCGCCTCCGGGACTACCAGTCGGCCTTGGAGGCCTTGGACGAAAGCTTCCGCACCACTGTCGGGACGATTACGGACCGGCGGTTCGTCTCCGTCCACGCCGCCTGGACTTATCTGGCACGCCGTTACGGGCTTGAACAGGTGGCCGTGGTGGAGGCCTTTCCCGGCAAGGAACCGTCGGCCAAGTGGATCGCCGGCGTCGTTGACACCGCCCGCGTCGCAAAAGCGTCCACCGTCCTCGCCGAGCCGCAGTTAAACACCCAAACCGCCCGGGTCATCGCCGCCGAGTTGGGGGGCCGCGTCATCATCCTGGATCCCCTCGGCGGTCCCGGTCTGCCCGGAAGAGACAGCTATCTGAGGCTTATGCGGTATAACCTGCAGGCCCTTGCCGAGGGGCTCCTACGTTGA
- a CDS encoding ABC transporter substrate-binding protein, producing the protein MRKRNPVVIAFCLLAALLLLGAGCSPKTGAPAKGELEPYKIGAVIDISGSAASLGEPERDTLEMLVEELNAKGGIDGHPVDLVILDNKSNETEAVLAAKRLIDQDKVLAVLGCSTSGPTLAMLDTIQKANVPLISLAASAKIVEPVGERRWVFKTAQSDILVANKIARYLLEKGLKDVAFLSMNNAYGDSGRECFEKAAADMGLNIVVKEKFEATDKDMTSQIAKVKASKAQATVVWAIPPSAAIVTKNYHDMGLQIPLIHTHGIGNKAFIDLAGEAADGVILPVGKILVAEQLPDNDPQKQVLLEYIAAYGKKYNERPSTFGGHAHDGFSLAVKALAEAGPDRAKIRDALESITGYAGISGVFTLSPRDHNGLGEDSMVMVEIRDGKWQLMTQ; encoded by the coding sequence ATGAGGAAACGAAATCCAGTTGTCATTGCCTTCTGTCTTCTTGCGGCCTTGTTGCTCCTGGGTGCCGGTTGCTCCCCGAAGACCGGGGCGCCTGCCAAGGGGGAGCTTGAGCCCTATAAGATCGGTGCCGTGATTGACATCAGCGGTTCGGCTGCATCACTCGGCGAACCCGAAAGGGACACTCTGGAGATGCTTGTTGAAGAGCTGAACGCCAAGGGAGGAATCGACGGACATCCTGTTGATCTCGTTATCCTTGACAACAAGTCTAACGAGACGGAGGCCGTGTTGGCCGCCAAGAGACTGATCGACCAGGACAAGGTACTGGCTGTCCTCGGGTGCAGCACGAGTGGCCCCACGTTGGCGATGTTGGACACCATACAGAAGGCCAACGTGCCGCTGATTTCCCTGGCGGCTTCGGCCAAGATCGTGGAACCGGTCGGCGAGCGGCGGTGGGTGTTCAAGACGGCCCAGAGCGATATCCTTGTTGCCAACAAGATCGCCCGTTATCTTTTGGAAAAGGGCCTCAAGGACGTCGCCTTCCTCTCAATGAACAACGCTTACGGCGACTCCGGTCGTGAGTGTTTTGAAAAGGCGGCCGCCGACATGGGACTCAATATCGTGGTCAAAGAGAAGTTCGAGGCCACAGATAAGGATATGACATCCCAGATCGCCAAAGTTAAGGCCTCGAAGGCGCAGGCGACAGTAGTGTGGGCCATTCCGCCGTCGGCGGCCATCGTTACCAAGAACTACCATGACATGGGACTGCAAATACCTCTCATCCACACCCACGGCATCGGCAACAAAGCCTTTATTGATCTGGCCGGTGAGGCTGCCGACGGCGTGATCCTCCCTGTAGGGAAGATCCTGGTGGCCGAACAGCTTCCTGACAACGACCCGCAGAAGCAAGTTCTGCTGGAGTACATTGCCGCTTACGGGAAAAAGTACAATGAGCGTCCCAGCACTTTCGGCGGCCATGCGCACGACGGTTTCAGTCTAGCGGTTAAGGCTCTTGCCGAAGCCGGACCGGACCGGGCCAAAATCCGTGACGCCTTGGAAAGCATAACCGGTTACGCGGGGATCAGCGGTGTGTTCACTCTTTCACCCCGGGACCATAACGGGTTGGGCGAAGATTCCATGGTAATGGTCGAAATCAGAGACGGAAAATGGCAACTCATGACACAATAA
- a CDS encoding branched-chain amino acid ABC transporter permease translates to MGVDGQFIQYLFSGLTVGSIYALIALALVVTFNITGIFNLAIGEFVTIGVLTAVSLREAGCPDIMAYALAVIIAGVIGAAMERSTVHRARNASVLTLIIITIGVAIALRGAALLIWGTHPYTLHPFIKAAPISVGGATIVPQSLLVLCLAMVAVGILFAFFDLTYAGKAVRAAMVNPTAARLVGINPERLSLLAFSFSGVIAALAGIFIAPITTATYDMGFMLGLKGFVAAILGGVTNVNGAIVGGLLLGIIEAFAAGTLSSGLKDAVAMAVMILVLLTRPTGILGSTRNGG, encoded by the coding sequence TTGGGCGTCGACGGGCAGTTTATTCAGTATCTGTTTTCCGGGCTTACCGTGGGAAGCATTTATGCCTTAATCGCCCTGGCGTTGGTGGTCACCTTTAACATCACCGGGATCTTCAACCTGGCGATCGGTGAATTCGTGACCATCGGCGTCCTGACCGCGGTAAGCCTCCGGGAGGCCGGTTGTCCCGATATCATGGCCTATGCCTTGGCAGTGATCATAGCCGGCGTGATCGGTGCGGCCATGGAGCGGAGCACCGTCCACCGTGCTCGTAATGCTTCCGTTCTGACGCTCATCATCATAACCATCGGCGTTGCCATCGCTCTTCGGGGTGCGGCCCTTCTCATATGGGGCACGCACCCCTACACCTTGCATCCCTTTATCAAGGCTGCGCCGATAAGTGTCGGCGGGGCGACCATCGTTCCTCAAAGTCTGCTGGTCCTTTGCCTGGCCATGGTCGCGGTGGGGATACTTTTCGCCTTCTTCGACTTGACTTACGCCGGGAAAGCGGTGCGTGCGGCAATGGTCAACCCGACAGCGGCCCGCCTTGTCGGCATCAATCCGGAACGCCTGTCGCTTTTGGCCTTCAGCTTCAGCGGGGTAATAGCCGCTCTGGCGGGCATCTTTATCGCCCCTATCACCACAGCCACATACGACATGGGTTTCATGCTGGGTTTAAAAGGTTTCGTCGCGGCCATTCTAGGCGGGGTCACGAATGTCAACGGAGCGATCGTCGGTGGCCTGCTGCTGGGGATCATTGAAGCCTTCGCCGCGGGAACCTTATCCTCCGGGCTTAAAGACGCGGTGGCGATGGCGGTAATGATCCTGGTGCTACTCACCCGCCCCACCGGTATCCTCGGATCAACCAGAAACGGCGGCTAG
- a CDS encoding branched-chain amino acid ABC transporter permease, producing the protein MAIGKPWLCLAAAGLLFSVPLIVTNTYILGILIVVGLYAIISEGLGLLMGFAGQVSFGQAAFYGLGAYTAAVLATRYHCPPFLCVLMAPLLPTLVAVVIGRPILRLREHYLALATLGFGILTFSLFNELTGYTGGPSGLTGIPYLGIGPLVADNDREYYYIVWCVLALTLTATANLTRSPTGRAFRAIHASEQAAEAIGINTALLKLQAFGMSAFLAGLAGGLYSFWVTFVSPAPFGFTASMEFALMAVLGGLGTIWGPVLGAAIIVGLTEFLRFAVPLILPAAGGEFEIVFFGVIFVLIMLLRPQGILLPRMGRAENFRASKPQRGAKCSL; encoded by the coding sequence TTGGCTATTGGAAAACCGTGGCTCTGCTTGGCGGCGGCGGGCCTGCTTTTCTCTGTCCCGCTGATCGTGACGAACACCTATATCCTGGGAATTCTGATCGTCGTTGGCCTATATGCCATCATCTCTGAGGGCCTCGGCCTGCTTATGGGCTTCGCCGGCCAGGTATCCTTCGGCCAAGCCGCGTTTTACGGACTGGGTGCCTATACGGCGGCGGTCCTTGCCACCCGTTACCACTGTCCTCCCTTCCTCTGTGTTTTGATGGCCCCGCTGTTGCCCACCCTCGTGGCGGTGGTAATCGGCCGTCCCATCCTTAGACTGCGGGAGCATTACCTGGCCCTGGCCACGCTTGGTTTCGGGATTTTGACTTTTTCACTCTTCAATGAGTTGACGGGTTATACCGGAGGACCTTCAGGTTTAACCGGCATCCCTTATCTCGGCATCGGTCCACTTGTAGCGGACAATGACCGGGAGTACTACTACATCGTTTGGTGCGTGCTCGCGCTGACGTTGACGGCGACGGCGAACCTTACCAGGTCACCGACAGGACGGGCTTTCAGGGCGATACACGCCAGCGAGCAAGCCGCGGAAGCGATTGGTATCAACACCGCTCTGCTGAAGCTTCAGGCCTTCGGAATGAGTGCTTTTCTTGCCGGACTTGCGGGAGGGCTGTACAGCTTTTGGGTGACCTTTGTAAGCCCTGCGCCTTTCGGATTTACAGCGTCGATGGAGTTTGCTTTGATGGCTGTGCTGGGAGGGTTGGGTACCATTTGGGGACCGGTCTTGGGGGCGGCGATTATTGTCGGGCTGACGGAGTTCCTTCGCTTCGCCGTACCCCTCATATTGCCCGCAGCCGGCGGTGAATTCGAAATAGTGTTCTTCGGAGTGATCTTCGTCTTAATAATGCTCTTACGCCCGCAAGGTATTCTTTTGCCGCGGATGGGCCGTGCCGAAAACTTTCGAGCGTCGAAGCCGCAGAGGGGTGCGAAATGCTCGCTGTAA
- a CDS encoding ABC transporter ATP-binding protein gives MLAVTRLTKRFGGLLAVNDVSFEVRSGEVLALIGPNGAGKTTTFNLITGVVQPDEGDIVFQNRRLNGLKPFRIAELGITRTFQNLELFTTLTVVENVMVGSYRMRQAGFLRSVFRRPGVMAEDRSLYETASALLDRLGLAGKAHLPAGELTFGQQRLLEIARALASSPKVLLLDEPAAGLNEAESRELSRFLLSLADSGLALVLVEHDMETVMETADRVVVLNFGAVIAVGTPDEIQRNPEVIAAYLGKEEEEDC, from the coding sequence ATGCTCGCTGTAACAAGGTTGACCAAGAGATTTGGTGGGCTTTTGGCGGTAAATGACGTCAGTTTTGAAGTGAGAAGTGGCGAAGTCCTCGCGTTGATCGGGCCGAACGGCGCGGGAAAAACGACAACCTTCAACCTGATCACCGGAGTTGTACAGCCCGATGAAGGTGATATAGTTTTTCAGAATCGCCGCTTGAACGGGCTGAAGCCCTTCCGTATAGCGGAGTTGGGGATAACCCGCACCTTCCAAAACCTGGAGTTGTTCACGACGTTGACAGTCGTTGAGAACGTAATGGTCGGCTCCTATCGTATGCGACAGGCCGGTTTCCTGCGCAGTGTTTTCCGCCGCCCCGGAGTGATGGCGGAAGACCGTTCGCTGTATGAAACGGCATCGGCCTTGCTTGATCGGCTGGGGCTGGCGGGGAAGGCCCATCTCCCGGCCGGAGAGCTTACTTTCGGACAGCAGCGGCTGCTGGAAATTGCACGCGCCCTGGCCTCATCCCCCAAAGTGTTGCTCTTGGACGAGCCCGCCGCAGGTCTCAACGAGGCTGAATCACGAGAGCTTTCCCGGTTCTTGCTTTCCCTGGCGGACTCGGGACTGGCCCTCGTCCTGGTGGAACACGACATGGAGACCGTAATGGAGACTGCGGATCGAGTGGTGGTTTTGAACTTCGGTGCGGTGATTGCTGTCGGGACTCCGGATGAGATACAGAGAAATCCGGAGGTCATAGCCGCCTATTTAGGAAAAGAGGAGGAAGAAGATTGCTGA